TGTTTACTTACATGCTTATCGTTTTCTTTGAATTATTTAATCTACAAATAGTTGTTGTATAATGTTTCTTTTTCTCTGGCATTTGCTCTTTCTGTTAGGATGGATATAGTACAAGTCAGTGCACTTATGTTATCGTGCTGTTACTAGGTTCTATTATTTTGCTTCATGGTCTCCTTTGTGTGTCATGTGCAATAGTGACTGAGTATACAATTTTATCTGACAGGAAGTGGAGGTTATTCTTACTTGTACGAGCCACTTTGGTGGGTGGGAATGATAACAAGTGAGTGATACATTATTCTGTTTGGTTTTGATAGGACCAGTGACTTGAATGTATTGATTTTTCCTTTCCTAAGCGTATCCCTCGAGTTCCCaccttttttttatagttttgttGAGTTTGCAGTTATTTTAGAAATGCAGAAAGTAATGTAATCACTATGCTTAATAAATATAGATTCAGTTCTATGCAGAACCTTAACTGATCCAAAGATCATTCATATACGTGTTTTCCCCTTCATCTCTCTGTGTTCCATTTTCCGGAACTTATAACCCAAatttaagcacaaaaataaataaaggttgCTAAAGTTTGTACCTTTCATCTATTCAgtctaactttttctttttattttcttcactcATTTTCCAAGGGAATTGTTCAACGTGGACAACAGGCCGTTTAAAGATGTTAACGAAATTTCCATGAACAATTTATTGACACGagttgtttattatattaagcagattcaatttcttttctaaCACATCTGTAATTTCAACAGTGATTGTAGGAGAGATTGCCAATTTTGCAGCTTATGCATTTGCTCCAGCTATATTGGTCACTCCACTTGGTGCTCTCAGCATTATTATCAGGCATGATACCACTTAGCTTCAAATTCTTGCTTGACTATTGGTATATTCTGACTCGTAACATTTTCTTGCAGTGCTGCTCTTGCTCATATTATTTTACGGGAGAGGCTACATATTTTTGGAATTCTTGgttgtgttttgtgtgttgTGGGATCTACAACAATTGTTTTGCATGCACCTCAAGAACGGGAAATTGAATCTGTGACAGAAGTGTGGGATCTTGCTATGGAGCCAGGTAGCCATGTTCCTATGTTGTATACCACTCCCTGTACTCAATAAATGTTGTATTGAATGACTAACCAAGAACATGATCATTCTTCTGCAGCTTTTCTCTTGTATGCGGCTTCAGTTATAACAGCTACTTTTATCCTTATCTTCCACTTCATTCCTCTCTATGGGCAGACACACATAATGGTTTATATTGGTGTTTGTTCCCTTGTAGGTTCTCTTACGGTATGTGTCATTATCTCGTTGATGACTTTCTAATAGTcgttttttctttgttatttccCCCCTGTATTTGTATTGTAAGGTTTTCCTTTCTAACAGGTTATGAGTGTTAAGGCTCTTGGAATTGCCATTAAGTTAACCCTGTCTGGGATGAATCAGCTAATATTCCCTCAAACTTGGGCATTCACTCTAGTTGTAACTGTTTGTGTTCTTACccaaatgaattatttaaataaggtaCGATTGTTTTTCGTGAACCATAATTTGTTGTGCAagtcttttaacttttaacatGTTACCATCACATATGACCTTGTGATCTTTAAGTAAACTACTGTGGTTGATTGGAAATTTTGTCCCATGGTTTAGAAATAAAGAACATAGTTGGTCACATAGTATCAAATCTGTAAACAAGggaaatatataaaatgcttgcatttaaatgataaagaaaGTCCCCAAAAATGTGAAGTGCTTGCATTTAAATGATAAACAAAGTCCCCAAATTTGACTTCAAAATTGACAGCTAAATGAGGAAGATCAACAAGGTAAAAAGGAGCAGTGTGACTCTCATTTGTCAGTTGGCCGAGAATTCATcatcttttagtattttttggAAAACCCTGAAGCTAAAGTTCCAAGTTTCACCCATGTGGCATGGCATGGGGACTGTTGGAAATTCAAAATCACTTTCATTTTGTAGTGGATCCCACATATGCAGTTAGAATAGTTATGCACATAGAAACTTTGGCTTTTCCGTGTGAGAATATAACACGAGGGAGAATATAACATGTATCTAtcatatttttagtaaaaatataataagaatgAGTGGTTTTGCGCAGAATAACTTTATTAAGACAAAAAGGAATTTTAATTAGTACAAAAAGGAAGGAAAATATTAATCTGGAGAGTAGAAATAGTGAATGCATTAACCATTGCTCactgaaaatattttgccaTGGTAGTTCCGCTATAAATTCCTTCAAATCTTGTGTTTTGCATCATTAGGAATGAGGAACAAGTCTttagtctattttttttcttgaatcagtaAATTAGTGAATTGAAATTGAGATGTTGATCAATATTCAAAAGGCTGAAGTTGGGTAATAACATAGGAAGAAGGTCTGAGAACGCAAGTgtgatgaattttataatttaagacTGGAATAATTGTCAACAACACACTCTATATTATTGGCTGGAATTTATTAGAAATAACAAATGCACATAAAGGAAGGTTAATGCATGGTTGTCAAACTCGAGATAACACTTAGAATCAGTGATTTTTTGACTCTAGGTAGAGAAAATGTATTAACTTACTACAAACTCTATTCTAGATAAATTCTGGACGGTTTGTTAAACTCATGTAAACTTGAGTCACTACGAACTTGGGTTAAGGAAACTCATGTAATTTTTTACCCCCACCCTATCCCCTTTGACCCCATAGCTATAGTGTTTTACCAAGGTCAATGATTTGATGAAATTAACTCCTTTTTAAAATGTtcactttattaattttttgtgcAATTTATTGTTTGGTCATTTAAATGGTTTGATCTCATTTAGTACTAATGTTCTATCTcactttatttttgtaaatgctattttggtttattttaaagttgaaatgTTGATTTTTCCCTAAGACTATTATGTTATGGGAATATgtcattaattgttttttcaataTCATCTTTTTATATTAGGTAAAACTTTTACGAGTTGAGTCTTTAGAAGCTTCACGAGTTTATGTAGAGTCTTGAGTTTGACAACTTTTGGTTAGGTATCTGAGTGTTTATTATAAGAATAAGTTCATTTTCTCTATGGATTTAACGTTTGAATTTGCAGTATTAGGATAAAACTATGTTTTCATGGTCCTGGATGTATTTTGTCATGGTTCTGCTGCTTAATAAAATTATGCACCTTCGTCACATGCTTTGGGGTATGCTGAATACTTCCTGCTTTATCATTCTTTTgatatatgtcttttttttttccatttctgCAATCAGGCACTGGATACTTTTAATACGGCTGTGGTATCTCCTATATATTATGTCATGTTCACCACATTCACCATTGTGGCTAGTGTTATTATGTTTAAGGTAAGTTTTGTTGTCTAACAGGTATTCTTGGACGGCACTACATTGCTTTGCTTTAAGATCCTAtcaattgtattaaaataatcagTATTggttttatattgtttaatgtgTTTTAAAGCTTCCTTCAGGATATAAGTTTTAAGTATCTTTCTTTCTTAACTTTAATGTTTGTTTAAAATTCCATTGTTTTCATTGAGACTGTAA
This portion of the Vigna unguiculata cultivar IT97K-499-35 chromosome 6, ASM411807v1, whole genome shotgun sequence genome encodes:
- the LOC114188049 gene encoding probable magnesium transporter NIPA4, with the translated sequence MASSSGSSWREGMSSDNIKGLCLALSSSFFIGASFIVKKKGLKKAGASGLRAGSGGYSYLYEPLWWVGMITMIVGEIANFAAYAFAPAILVTPLGALSIIISAALAHIILRERLHIFGILGCVLCVVGSTTIVLHAPQEREIESVTEVWDLAMEPAFLLYAASVITATFILIFHFIPLYGQTHIMVYIGVCSLVGSLTVMSVKALGIAIKLTLSGMNQLIFPQTWAFTLVVTVCVLTQMNYLNKALDTFNTAVVSPIYYVMFTTFTIVASVIMFKDWDRQSPTQVITEICGFVTILSGTFLLHKTKDMADGLQTSPSIRLGKHSEEDGFDGGEGIPLRRQESMRST